One Deinococcus sp. LM3 genomic region harbors:
- a CDS encoding GNAT family N-acetyltransferase: MSLSVTTVGGPDLAPFIPALARLRTLVFRAYPYLYDGDPAYEERYLQTYLDAPDAIIVLARDGDTIVGASSALPLTQETDDIRAPLHAPEFDPTDVLYLGESVLTAEYRGRGLGHAFFDHREAHAARLGLNTTAFCAVQRPDDHPARPTPYRTHHAFWAARGYTERPDLTTTLSWKDLGNDHETPKPMRYWIRKTQTGG; this comes from the coding sequence TTGAGCCTGAGCGTCACCACCGTCGGCGGGCCGGACCTCGCCCCGTTCATTCCCGCGCTGGCCCGCCTGCGAACCCTGGTATTCCGCGCGTACCCGTACCTGTACGACGGCGACCCCGCCTACGAGGAACGCTACCTGCAGACCTACCTGGACGCCCCGGACGCCATCATCGTGCTGGCCCGCGACGGCGACACCATCGTCGGGGCCAGCAGCGCCCTGCCGCTCACGCAGGAGACCGACGACATCCGCGCGCCGCTGCACGCCCCGGAATTCGACCCGACTGACGTGCTGTACCTGGGCGAGAGTGTTCTGACCGCCGAATACCGCGGGCGCGGCCTGGGTCACGCTTTCTTCGACCACCGCGAGGCGCACGCCGCCCGCCTCGGCCTGAACACCACCGCCTTCTGCGCCGTGCAGCGCCCGGACGACCACCCCGCCCGGCCCACCCCGTACCGCACACACCACGCCTTCTGGGCCGCGCGCGGCTACACCGAACGCCCGGACCTGACCACCACCCTGAGCTGGAAGGACCTGGGCAACGACCACGAAACGCCCAAACCCATGCGCTACTGGATCAGGAAAACCCAGACCGGGGGATAG
- a CDS encoding ketosteroid isomerase-related protein, with the protein MTDATQTAVQLVQAYYDAFNRGDAAGMLALLTDDVRHDINEGDTQTGLDAFRAFLAKMDAHYRERAEDLTVMATPDGARASAEFVIHGEYLRTDPGLPEAQGQRYVLPVGAFFDVRGGKIARVTNYYNLADWTRQVEQGSA; encoded by the coding sequence ATGACCGACGCCACCCAGACAGCCGTTCAGCTCGTGCAGGCCTACTACGACGCCTTCAACCGCGGCGACGCGGCCGGCATGCTGGCCCTGCTGACCGACGACGTGCGCCACGACATCAACGAGGGCGACACCCAGACCGGCCTGGACGCGTTCCGGGCCTTCCTGGCGAAGATGGACGCCCACTACCGCGAGCGCGCCGAGGACCTGACCGTCATGGCCACCCCGGACGGCGCGCGTGCCAGCGCCGAGTTCGTCATTCACGGCGAGTACCTGCGCACCGACCCCGGCCTGCCCGAAGCACAGGGGCAGCGCTACGTGCTGCCGGTCGGCGCGTTCTTCGACGTGCGCGGCGGGAAGATCGCGCGCGTGACCAACTACTACAACCTCGCGGACTGGACCCGGCAGGTCGAGCAGGGCAGCGCTTGA
- the mutY gene encoding A/G-specific adenine glycosylase: MSPSVPAFPFPLPDLRAALLAWFDRTGRSLPWRAGTEGARDPYRVWVAEILLQQTQVARGQIYYDRFLTAFPTVQALAAAPQDAVLKAWEGCGYYARARNLHRAAQRVAHEGFPRSYDGWLALPGVGPYTAAAVSSLALNEARAVNDGNVRRVLARLHAEAHPTPAWVQARADALLDPARPGAWNEAVMDLGATVCTPAAPRCEVCPLRPWCAAFASGTPAAYPAPKVRAAVQDVSVVAVLIGTPQQAVLERRSGALLGGLMGLPTEPLAAGENPQSALERLCARLPARPGAFLGTLTHVMTHRRVTLHLHAAQADLPRRVVAEEALSRLDQKALLLAAQPALL, translated from the coding sequence GTGTCTCCGTCCGTCCCGGCCTTCCCGTTCCCGCTTCCGGACCTGCGCGCGGCGCTACTGGCGTGGTTCGACCGCACGGGCCGTTCCCTGCCCTGGCGGGCCGGCACCGAGGGCGCGCGGGACCCCTACCGCGTGTGGGTGGCGGAAATCCTTCTTCAGCAGACGCAGGTGGCACGTGGGCAGATCTACTATGACCGCTTTCTGACAGCCTTCCCGACCGTGCAGGCGCTGGCCGCCGCCCCGCAGGACGCCGTCCTGAAAGCCTGGGAGGGCTGCGGGTACTATGCCCGCGCCCGCAACCTGCACCGCGCCGCGCAGCGGGTCGCGCACGAGGGCTTTCCCCGCTCGTACGACGGGTGGCTGGCCCTGCCGGGCGTCGGGCCGTACACGGCGGCGGCGGTCAGCAGCCTCGCGCTGAACGAGGCGCGCGCCGTGAACGACGGAAACGTCCGCCGCGTCCTGGCCCGCCTGCACGCCGAGGCGCACCCCACGCCCGCCTGGGTGCAGGCCCGCGCCGACGCGCTGCTGGACCCGGCCCGGCCCGGCGCGTGGAACGAGGCGGTCATGGATCTGGGTGCGACCGTCTGCACGCCCGCCGCGCCGCGCTGCGAGGTCTGCCCGCTGCGGCCCTGGTGCGCGGCGTTCGCGTCCGGCACGCCCGCCGCCTACCCCGCCCCGAAGGTCCGGGCCGCCGTGCAGGACGTGTCGGTCGTGGCGGTGCTGATCGGCACGCCGCAGCAGGCGGTGCTGGAACGCCGCAGCGGCGCGCTGCTGGGCGGCCTGATGGGCCTGCCCACCGAGCCGCTCGCCGCCGGGGAGAACCCGCAGTCGGCCCTGGAGCGGCTGTGCGCGCGGCTGCCTGCCCGCCCCGGCGCGTTCCTGGGCACCCTGACGCACGTCATGACACACCGCCGCGTCACGCTGCACCTGCACGCCGCGCAGGCCGACCTGCCCCGGCGCGTGGTGGCCGAGGAGGCCCTGTCGCGGCTGGATCAGAAGGCACTGCTCCTGGCCGCGCAGCCCGCGCTGCTGTGA
- a CDS encoding isoprenyl transferase: MSSEPLKVAVQTIQKTRNATRGALLWGYEQRLLREVRAHGHLPRHLGLILDGNRRFARASGLQREMGHSIGADKAHEVLQWCLELGIPAATIWVLSTDNKSRDPAELAHILGLLEKEARSLATDPRIHANRVRVRAIGQHDGFPPQVLAALKDLEEKTAHYDGMRLNIAVGYGGREEIVDAVKRHLTAQAQAGQTLAQVAADLGPDHISAHLYAADIPDPDFIIRTSGEIRLSGFMLWQSVYSEYYFCDVYWPGFRRVDFLRALRDFQGRDRRFGR; encoded by the coding sequence ATGTCGTCCGAGCCGCTCAAAGTCGCAGTCCAGACCATTCAGAAAACACGGAATGCGACCCGTGGCGCCCTGCTGTGGGGCTATGAACAGCGTCTGTTACGCGAGGTGCGCGCCCACGGGCACCTGCCCCGCCACCTGGGCCTGATTCTCGACGGGAACCGCCGCTTCGCGCGGGCCAGCGGCCTGCAACGCGAGATGGGACACTCCATCGGGGCCGACAAGGCCCACGAGGTGCTGCAGTGGTGCCTGGAACTCGGGATTCCCGCCGCGACCATCTGGGTGCTGTCCACCGACAACAAGAGCCGCGACCCGGCGGAACTGGCGCACATCCTGGGCCTGCTGGAAAAGGAAGCCCGCAGTCTCGCCACCGACCCCCGCATTCACGCCAACCGCGTGCGCGTGCGCGCCATCGGGCAGCACGACGGCTTTCCGCCGCAGGTGCTGGCCGCCCTGAAGGACCTGGAAGAAAAAACCGCGCACTACGACGGCATGCGCCTGAACATCGCCGTCGGGTACGGAGGCCGCGAGGAGATCGTGGACGCCGTCAAACGCCACCTGACCGCCCAGGCGCAGGCCGGGCAGACCCTGGCGCAGGTGGCCGCCGACCTGGGCCCCGACCACATCAGCGCGCACCTGTACGCCGCCGACATCCCGGACCCGGATTTCATCATCCGCACCAGCGGCGAGATCCGCCTGTCCGGGTTCATGCTGTGGCAGAGCGTCTATTCCGAGTACTACTTCTGCGACGTGTACTGGCCGGGCTTCCGCCGCGTGGATTTTCTGCGCGCCCTGCGGGACTTCCAGGGACGCGACCGCCGCTTCGGCCGCTGA
- a CDS encoding DUF11 domain-containing protein, translating to MKRSTQLIALMAALAAGSASAAGTLAGTTIENTATASFEDPANAGTTLNSTSNTVQTVVLPKPDFDIVYTTSGIADGNTLTSTPVLTTGAVPGQVIETPYSLVNKGNTPLSIVLNADTTGSAAGATVKYYLVNPDGSRGAEIPAGSAVPVTADNPATTGVDEGIVKIVQVITLPTDPALITPTSVFGASPEGTVAGTAGADPLVTPGNGYASGTTVQEEGKAVDADLQFTRITVYAPALDNNPNTNPGTPVDSAGNPLPPASVPPVTSVNVPTEVVGKPGDNTPVVSAPGYVTPAPTTPPATPSPVPGGATDPTPGGTPIATNVAGDEQIAYPIADTNATPDRVLFTNTLTNTGGATDKVQLFPALADGTPDPAYTFDPATGVFTNTTTGVTIRFLDPVTGEPIKVSVDPTNPTVAQYPTVTVPNGSTVVYRTEVTYPDANDSAPIAPVTVLIGADSLKDADLVSNSNTRNTILPPAAQFGDATGTQGAVETPAPIQTVNPNGPTSGATSPDFTDATATFPMDVVNNGQYNDSYTLSGTVELTDAVTGIKTLYPVLYYAPDGSLLPRVSNDPTSPDYNKFITPVVAPGTEYKPVAVIQVPAGTRTGDYAVTQNAVGNYSTIPMTDTNNIIRVAPAGSVAVAKFVAKAGVTAGSNPINTIPNPADYTATGANGAKPGDNISYRIIGKNTYNTSVNGFFLSDTVPANTTLFSVALTPAPSKTIYRVNGGAWTTTAPTGLLAGTKVDVAVDADNNDLPDALAPGATLSADFIVTVN from the coding sequence ATGAAACGTAGCACCCAACTGATCGCCCTGATGGCCGCCCTGGCCGCCGGTTCCGCCAGCGCCGCCGGCACCCTGGCCGGCACCACCATCGAGAACACCGCGACCGCCAGCTTCGAAGACCCGGCCAACGCCGGCACCACCCTGAACAGCACCTCGAACACCGTGCAGACCGTCGTGCTGCCCAAGCCCGACTTCGACATCGTGTACACCACCAGCGGCATCGCCGACGGCAACACCCTGACCAGCACCCCGGTCCTCACCACCGGCGCGGTCCCCGGTCAGGTCATCGAGACGCCCTACTCGCTGGTCAACAAGGGCAACACGCCCCTGAGCATCGTGCTGAACGCCGACACCACCGGCAGCGCGGCGGGCGCCACCGTCAAGTACTACCTCGTGAACCCTGACGGCAGCCGCGGCGCCGAGATCCCGGCCGGGTCGGCCGTTCCCGTCACCGCCGACAACCCCGCCACGACCGGCGTCGACGAGGGCATCGTGAAGATCGTGCAGGTCATCACCCTGCCCACCGATCCGGCCCTGATCACCCCCACCAGCGTCTTCGGTGCGTCCCCCGAGGGCACCGTGGCCGGCACCGCCGGCGCCGACCCCCTGGTTACCCCCGGCAACGGCTACGCCAGCGGCACCACCGTCCAGGAAGAGGGCAAGGCCGTCGACGCCGACCTGCAGTTCACGCGCATCACGGTGTACGCCCCCGCGCTGGACAACAACCCCAACACCAACCCTGGCACGCCCGTCGACAGCGCCGGCAACCCCCTGCCCCCGGCCAGCGTGCCGCCCGTCACCAGCGTGAACGTGCCCACCGAAGTGGTCGGCAAGCCGGGCGACAACACCCCGGTCGTCAGCGCGCCCGGTTACGTCACGCCCGCCCCCACCACGCCCCCCGCCACGCCCAGCCCCGTGCCCGGCGGCGCGACCGACCCCACCCCCGGCGGTACGCCCATCGCCACGAACGTCGCCGGTGACGAGCAGATCGCCTACCCGATCGCCGACACGAACGCCACCCCCGACCGGGTCCTGTTCACGAACACCCTGACCAACACCGGCGGGGCGACCGACAAGGTCCAGCTGTTCCCGGCCCTGGCCGACGGTACGCCCGATCCCGCCTACACCTTCGACCCGGCCACCGGCGTGTTCACGAACACCACGACCGGCGTGACCATCCGCTTCCTGGACCCCGTGACTGGCGAACCCATCAAGGTGTCCGTCGATCCCACCAACCCGACCGTCGCGCAGTACCCCACCGTGACCGTCCCCAACGGCAGCACCGTCGTGTACCGCACGGAAGTCACCTACCCCGACGCGAACGACTCGGCCCCGATCGCCCCGGTCACCGTGCTGATCGGCGCGGACTCGCTGAAGGACGCCGATCTGGTGTCGAACAGCAACACCAGGAACACCATCCTGCCGCCCGCCGCGCAGTTCGGTGACGCCACCGGCACCCAGGGTGCCGTCGAGACCCCCGCCCCGATCCAGACCGTGAACCCCAACGGACCGACCAGCGGCGCGACCAGCCCGGACTTCACCGACGCGACTGCCACCTTCCCGATGGACGTCGTGAACAACGGCCAGTACAACGACAGTTACACCCTGAGCGGCACGGTGGAACTGACGGACGCCGTGACAGGCATCAAAACGCTCTATCCGGTCCTGTATTACGCGCCGGACGGCTCGCTGCTGCCCCGCGTCAGCAACGATCCGACCAGCCCCGATTACAACAAGTTCATCACGCCCGTCGTGGCGCCCGGCACCGAGTACAAGCCCGTGGCGGTCATCCAGGTGCCGGCCGGCACGCGCACCGGCGATTACGCCGTCACGCAGAACGCCGTGGGGAACTACAGCACCATCCCCATGACCGACACGAACAACATCATCCGTGTGGCGCCCGCCGGGTCCGTGGCGGTGGCCAAGTTCGTCGCCAAGGCGGGCGTGACGGCCGGCAGCAACCCCATCAACACCATTCCCAACCCCGCTGACTACACCGCGACCGGCGCGAACGGCGCCAAGCCCGGCGACAACATCAGCTACCGCATCATCGGGAAGAACACCTACAACACCAGCGTCAACGGCTTCTTCCTGAGCGACACCGTGCCCGCCAACACCACGCTGTTCAGCGTCGCGCTGACCCCCGCGCCCAGCAAGACCATCTACCGCGTCAACGGCGGCGCCTGGACCACCACGGCCCCCACCGGACTGCTCGCCGGCACCAAGGTCGACGTGGCCGTGGACGCCGACAACAACGACCTGCCCGACGCCCTGGCCCCCGGCGCCACCCTCAGCGCCGACTTCATCGTCACCGTCAACTGA
- a CDS encoding DUF11 domain-containing protein — protein sequence MTRFPHTTTMLTALLVMAAQAGAARTPAGTEITNQAQAEFVPPAATDPVRAVSNTVVTVVQAVCSVSVTPDGTVPQPGQSATLLPGERAVFAYSVVNTGNTTGNFPVLARSETESTVSPALRVVRDLNGNGQPDTNEPEVTELTLAPDARVDLLLVVNTSDAQGDAYVNLIASCAGGQNPDSNNVSRVRVGPPPVLGVQKSFTPALVRPGTETTVTVTTSNTGQGESREVILTDLLSDQISQGLSFVPGSARTNTGTLEYTQDGVNWTAAEISPVRGVRVRAASLAPGATITLTFRMLAGAEAENRVIPNTATAQTGGRTVSGSASADVRYLPAVAIGPVGVPEAPEGTPADTQSRPFAVVGQQVCFDHTVKNTGDVRDNFRITVTYPVGGATSVLYGENGQPLAQPLALDPGQTAFVRICYDAPQAGPLESLITVNGDRGTSNTTRDLVGNVEATFPELAKSFTATTQGDAGQTVTIPAGGTVAAGDTITYTLTVRNPYTRPLTNAVVTDPIPAHVDFVSASAGGVLGGQPGAQTVTWNLGTLAPGETRTLTIITQVSTRAQDGESLNNVFNLVTTELSTPMPSNEVRTPVWTAKLVILKTVSAQEATYGDRLTYTLKITNESATTAITEAVVTDTPARGLEYIPGTSTLAGQPLADPAISGGVLTWNAGTIPARGSITITYQTRVTPEATGELVNTVQVSGTGAGGVARAIASNRATATTKLNPLKFAPIADIVGTVFVDRNRNGLFDPLLDTPVERARVLLAGGRQVVTDPKGRYSFPNVPMGTHALRLDPNTTPYPPLKLPQDGALSGTQTVHVRGLTSVDFPLAPLGGDIAALRRTTLTVGAVTLDKAVYATEGGYVVVLTLKTPRALEGVTLLDPLPEGAVLKEGGNTYSGSLGAGERTFTYRFDWKGEPRAATTDPVLSWRY from the coding sequence GTGACCCGCTTCCCCCACACCACCACGATGCTGACCGCCCTGCTCGTCATGGCCGCTCAGGCCGGCGCGGCCCGCACGCCGGCTGGGACCGAGATCACCAACCAGGCGCAGGCCGAGTTCGTGCCGCCCGCCGCGACCGACCCGGTGCGGGCCGTGTCGAATACCGTCGTGACGGTCGTGCAGGCCGTGTGTTCGGTCAGCGTCACCCCGGACGGCACGGTGCCCCAGCCCGGCCAGAGCGCCACGCTGCTGCCCGGCGAGCGCGCCGTGTTCGCTTACTCGGTCGTGAACACCGGGAACACCACCGGGAACTTCCCGGTCCTGGCGCGCAGCGAAACCGAAAGCACCGTCAGCCCGGCCCTGCGGGTCGTGCGGGACCTGAACGGCAACGGTCAGCCCGACACGAACGAACCCGAGGTCACGGAACTCACCCTGGCCCCCGACGCCCGCGTGGACCTGTTGCTGGTCGTGAATACCAGCGACGCGCAGGGTGACGCCTACGTGAACCTGATCGCCAGCTGCGCCGGCGGGCAGAACCCGGACAGCAACAACGTCAGCCGCGTGCGTGTCGGGCCGCCCCCGGTGCTGGGCGTGCAGAAGTCCTTCACGCCCGCCCTGGTCCGGCCCGGCACCGAGACGACCGTGACGGTCACCACCAGCAACACCGGTCAGGGTGAGAGCCGCGAGGTGATCCTGACCGACCTGCTGAGCGACCAGATCTCGCAGGGCCTGAGCTTCGTGCCCGGCAGCGCCCGCACGAACACCGGCACGCTGGAGTACACCCAGGACGGCGTGAACTGGACGGCCGCCGAGATCAGCCCGGTCCGGGGCGTGCGGGTGCGCGCCGCGAGCCTCGCGCCCGGCGCGACCATCACCCTGACCTTCCGCATGCTGGCCGGTGCGGAGGCCGAGAACCGCGTCATTCCGAACACCGCGACCGCGCAGACGGGCGGGCGCACCGTGAGCGGCAGCGCCAGCGCCGACGTGCGCTACCTGCCGGCCGTGGCGATCGGCCCGGTCGGCGTGCCCGAAGCGCCCGAAGGCACGCCCGCCGACACGCAGAGCCGCCCGTTCGCGGTGGTGGGGCAGCAGGTGTGCTTCGACCACACCGTGAAGAACACCGGGGACGTGCGCGACAACTTCCGCATCACGGTCACGTACCCGGTGGGCGGCGCGACCAGCGTCCTGTACGGCGAGAACGGCCAGCCGCTCGCGCAGCCGCTGGCGCTGGACCCCGGCCAGACGGCGTTCGTGCGCATCTGCTACGACGCGCCGCAGGCCGGGCCGCTCGAATCCCTGATCACCGTGAACGGCGACCGGGGCACCAGCAACACCACCCGCGACCTCGTGGGGAACGTCGAGGCGACCTTCCCGGAACTGGCCAAGTCCTTCACGGCCACCACCCAGGGCGACGCCGGGCAGACCGTGACCATCCCGGCCGGCGGGACCGTCGCGGCCGGCGACACCATCACGTACACCCTGACCGTCCGTAACCCCTACACCCGCCCCCTGACGAACGCGGTCGTGACCGATCCCATCCCGGCGCACGTGGACTTCGTCAGCGCCAGTGCCGGCGGGGTCCTGGGCGGGCAGCCCGGCGCGCAGACCGTCACCTGGAACCTGGGCACGCTGGCGCCCGGCGAGACGCGCACCCTGACCATCATCACGCAGGTCAGCACCCGCGCCCAGGACGGCGAGTCCCTGAACAACGTCTTCAACCTCGTCACGACCGAACTGAGCACCCCCATGCCCAGCAACGAGGTCCGCACGCCGGTCTGGACGGCCAAGCTGGTCATCCTGAAGACCGTCAGCGCCCAGGAGGCCACGTACGGCGACCGCCTGACGTACACACTGAAGATCACCAACGAGTCCGCCACGACCGCCATCACCGAGGCCGTCGTGACCGACACGCCCGCCCGCGGCCTGGAGTACATTCCCGGCACGAGCACCCTGGCCGGGCAGCCGCTCGCGGACCCGGCCATCAGCGGGGGCGTCCTGACCTGGAACGCGGGGACCATCCCGGCGCGCGGCAGCATCACCATCACGTACCAGACCCGCGTGACGCCCGAGGCGACCGGAGAACTGGTGAACACAGTGCAGGTCAGCGGGACCGGCGCCGGCGGCGTGGCCCGCGCCATCGCCAGCAACCGCGCGACCGCCACCACGAAACTCAACCCGCTGAAGTTCGCACCCATCGCGGACATCGTGGGCACGGTGTTCGTGGACCGCAACCGCAACGGTCTGTTCGACCCGCTGCTGGACACCCCGGTCGAGCGGGCGCGCGTGCTGCTGGCCGGGGGCCGTCAGGTTGTGACAGATCCGAAAGGTCGGTACTCGTTCCCGAACGTGCCCATGGGCACCCACGCGCTGCGCCTGGACCCGAACACCACCCCGTACCCCCCGCTGAAGCTGCCGCAGGACGGCGCGCTCAGCGGCACGCAGACCGTGCATGTGCGCGGCCTGACCAGCGTGGACTTCCCGCTCGCGCCGCTGGGAGGCGATATTGCCGCGCTGCGCCGCACCACCCTCACGGTGGGCGCCGTGACCCTGGACAAGGCCGTGTACGCCACGGAGGGCGGCTACGTGGTCGTCCTGACCCTGAAGACCCCCCGCGCGCTGGAAGGCGTGACCCTGCTCGACCCGCTCCCCGAGGGCGCCGTTCTGAAAGAAGGCGGAAATACTTACTCGGGTAGCCTCGGAGCAGGTGAAAGGACTTTCACCTACCGCTTTGACTGGAAGGGCGAGCCCCGCGCCGCCACGACCGACCCGGTCCTGAGCTGGAGGTACTGA